The Candidatus Binataceae bacterium sequence AATGCACTGATCACTGGCGGCGCGAGCGGCATCGGACGGGCCACCGCAATTCGTTTCGCGGAAGAGGGCGCCAACCTTTGCATCGCTGATCGCCACCTGGGGGCTGCTGAAGAAACTGCGGCCAAGGTACGCGCGCTCGGCCGCAAAGCGTTGGCGCATCAGGTCGATACCAGCGTCGAACGGGAAGTCACCATGATGGTGGAGCGCTGCGTTGGGGAACTGGGTGGTCTCGATGTCCTGGTCGCAGCCGCCGGAATTTCGCACGCGCGCTACGGCGAGGAAGGCACACCCGCGATGGGTCCGCTGTCCGAGAAGCCGCTTGCGGATTGGAAGAAGGTCCTGAGCGTCAATCTCGATGGTGTTTTCCTCACCGACCGCGAAGTTGCGCGCGCGATGATCAAGGCGGGCAAGGGCGGACGAATCATCAACATCTCTTCGGGTGCGGCCAAGCTGCCAACACCCGGAGTGGGCGAGTATTCCGTCAGCAAGGCCGGCGTCTGGATGCTGACCAAGGTCCTCGCCGTGGAACTGGCTCCTTACGGTATCACCGCCAATGCGATCGGGCCCGGATTCATCAACACGCCGATGACCGCAAACATCCAGCAAGCGGAAGGTTTTATGAAGGGACTCATCGAGCGGGTGCCGATGCGGAGGATGGGTGAACCGGTCGATGTCGCGAATACCGCGTTGTTCCTCGCCAGCGAGGAAGGGCGATACTATACCGGCTCGATTCTTCATCCCGACGGCGGGGTCGTGATGCAGTGACGCTCGGCCAAAGCGCGAGCGACGGTCGACGTGCCCGTCGATCGCAACTCTTCTTGGCGCTGCTCGTGGTCGCGTGTTTGGGTGCGGGCCGCGGAGTATCGACTGCACAGGAACCCGACATGGTGTCACCCGACACGAGCGGTGCGATGGGCGCGCCGAGCGCGGGCGCGTCGCCATCGATCGAGTTTCCCCATGCACCGCGATTGATGGTTCAACCGATTCCGACCTATGGGACCGCCCCGATGGTGGTGGGATTCCTAGTTACCAACACCAATCCAAACTCGGCCCCGATTGTCAGCTATCGGTGGAGCTTCGGCGACGGCCAGCTCTCAACTCTTCCGCCGACGCTCTTCTACCACACCTACGCAAATCCCGGCAGCTATGTCGTCGAAGTGACCGGCACGACCGCCGACGGTCTTAATTCCACGGGCATTGCCGGCGTGGTGGTACGCGCCGGCCCGTGAGGTTCGGCTATTTTGACGGCGCGACAGCCGCCGTAGATTGGTCGAGCACGATCACGCGGCCGCTGTCCAAGTGATACACGGCGCCGACGATCTGGAGATCGCCGGCTTTTACCATCTCCGCCAGCGGCGTCTCGCTTGAAAGCTTCTGTACCGTCAATCGAACGTTTTCTGAAATCGCGTTGTCCAGCGCGTCGCCGGACATGGATTTCGACTTTGCTACTACCGGCTCAATCTCTTTTGCCGTTTCCGGGATGTCTCCGGTTTGCCCCGACAAGGTCGCGGCTACTGCCCCGCACTTGGTATGGCCCAGCACCAGGATCAGGCGGGTGCCCAGGTGCGCAGCCGCGAAGTGAAGACCTTCCAGTACTAGCGGACTGGGCACGTTGCCTGCGTTGCGCACGATAAACAGGTCGCCCAGACCGCGGTCGAAGATGATCTCAGGTGCGGTTCGCGAATCGGAGCACGACAGGATGGCGGCAAACGGTTGCTGCCCA is a genomic window containing:
- a CDS encoding SDR family NAD(P)-dependent oxidoreductase, whose translation is MSLRLEGKNALITGGASGIGRATAIRFAEEGANLCIADRHLGAAEETAAKVRALGRKALAHQVDTSVEREVTMMVERCVGELGGLDVLVAAAGISHARYGEEGTPAMGPLSEKPLADWKKVLSVNLDGVFLTDREVARAMIKAGKGGRIINISSGAAKLPTPGVGEYSVSKAGVWMLTKVLAVELAPYGITANAIGPGFINTPMTANIQQAEGFMKGLIERVPMRRMGEPVDVANTALFLASEEGRYYTGSILHPDGGVVMQ
- a CDS encoding PKD domain-containing protein, whose translation is MALLVVACLGAGRGVSTAQEPDMVSPDTSGAMGAPSAGASPSIEFPHAPRLMVQPIPTYGTAPMVVGFLVTNTNPNSAPIVSYRWSFGDGQLSTLPPTLFYHTYANPGSYVVEVTGTTADGLNSTGIAGVVVRAGP
- a CDS encoding carbonic anhydrase; the encoded protein is MMCYGPAMQNPRLRRALTGILFILGIGGLLVVKSLAPARAAAPPSGASPADALKLLLEGNQRFADGKPVRPNQDASRRAALVGGQQPFAAILSCSDSRTAPEIIFDRGLGDLFIVRNAGNVPSPLVLEGLHFAAAHLGTRLILVLGHTKCGAVAATLSGQTGDIPETAKEIEPVVAKSKSMSGDALDNAISENVRLTVQKLSSETPLAEMVKAGDLQIVGAVYHLDSGRVIVLDQSTAAVAPSK